A genomic segment from Nicotiana sylvestris chromosome 1, ASM39365v2, whole genome shotgun sequence encodes:
- the LOC104218958 gene encoding protein BPS1, chloroplastic-like, producing MSFPQEPHRPSLRFGNPFKMILPKGSYLSPRLLALLNAFEGTLAGRLKSLKPGGKEDILSLSWMKQAISTLCAIHTDVKTLITDLELPVSDWDEKWVDVYLNNSLKMLDMCIAYSSEISRLSQGHLYLQCGLHNLDGSSTQFMKARSSLDGWKHHINSKNHRLENCFAILDSLTESLNLPKIKNSAKGKVLMQAMYGVRVVTVFICSIFAVAFSGSAKKLKDLHVHETCLWTEAFVDLHDFISGEIRSIYSGGKFTALKELEAVDVSVKKLYPVIQDGIDPIDSEQLELLTSDLTKKSEKLSEGLDLLTKETDKFFQILLTGRDALLCNLRVGSAVIKPVQPNNNLHKQMVK from the coding sequence ATGAGTTTCCCACAGGAACCACACCGCCCTTCTCTCCGATTTGGAAATCCTTTCAAAATGATATTACCCAAGGGCTCATACTTGTCTCCTAGGCTTCTTGCTTTGTTGAATGCTTTTGAGGGGACATTAGCAGGGAGGCTTAAGAGTCTTAAGCCTGGAGGCAAGGAAGATATCCTTAGCCTATCATGGATGAAACAAGCAATAAGCACACTTTGTGCAATTCATACAGATGTGAAAACTCTTATTACTGATCTTGAGCTTCCTGTATCTGACTGGGATGAGAAGTGGGTTGATGTCTACTTGAACAATAGTTTGAAGATGCTGGATATGTGCATTGCCTACAGCTCTGAGATATCCAGGCTTAGCCAGGGCCACCTTTATCTTCAATGCGGCTTACACAACTTGGATGGCTCCTCAACACAGTTCATGAAGGCTCGTTCTTCGTTGGACGGATGGAAGCATCATATTAATTCAAAGAACCACAGACTGGAGAATTGCTTTGCCATCTTGGACAGCCTCACCGAATCACTGAACCTACCCAAGATCAAGAATTCTGCGAAAGGGAAGGTTCTGATGCAGGCAATGTACGGAGTGAGGGTTGTAACTGTTTTCATATGTAGCATCTTTGCTGTTGCATTCTCAGGTTCCGCGAAGAAATTGAAGGATCTTCATGTTCATGAGACTTGCTTGTGGACTGAAGCTTTTGTTGATCTTCATGATTTTATTAGTGGGGAGATCAGGAGCATATATTCCGGAGGCAAGTTCACAGCATTGAAGGAGCTTGAAGCAGTGGATGTAAGCGTGAAGAAGTTATACCCAGTCATACAGGATGGAATAGACCCTATTGACTCAGAACAGTTGGAACTTCTAACTTCAGATCTGACTAAAAAGTCAGAAAAACTTTCGGAAGGACTAGATCTCCTAACAAAGGAGACGGATAAGTTCTTTCAGATCCTTCTAACCGGACGTGATGCTTTGCTTTGTAACCTTAGAGTTGGTAGTGCAGTCATTAAACCAGTGCAACCAAACAACAATTTACATAAACAAATGGTGAAGTGA
- the LOC104218959 gene encoding probable serine/threonine-protein kinase At1g01540: MSLYDAAFVNSELSKTTSIFGLKLWVVIGIFVGVVFVLILFLLSLCITASRRRNTTTQKGKLHHRHSELTPVVSKEIQEIVHHDPAPDHRPIVPQAVPEIQIDMGKVEHRVVFSDKMPGASSGESRATSGAETGSIGNSGQLPEVSHLGWGRWYTLRELEAATNCLSDENVIGEGGYGIVYHGILADGTRVAVKNLLNNRGQAEKEFKVEVEAIGRVRHKNLVRLLGYCVEGAYRMLVYEYVDNGTLEQWLHGDVGDVSPLTWDFRMTIILGTAKALGYLHEGLEPKVVHRDVKSSNILLDRQWHPKLSDFGLAKLLNAERSYVTTRVMGTFGYVAPEYACTGMLNEKSDIYSFGILIMEIITGRTPVDYSRPQGETNLVEWLKMMVGNRKSEEVVDPKLPEMPSSKALKRVLLVALRCVDPDAQKRPKMGHIIHMLEADDLLVRDERRIGRERESSNSHRDYKQDNQTGPKLATKQYGDGASDTSEGDSSRNHNLPTSWR, from the exons ATGTCACTGTACGATGCAGCGTTTGTGAACAGTGAATTATCGAAAACCACTTCGATATTTGGATTGAAACTGTGGGTGGTAATTGGGATCTTTGTTGGAGTTGTATTTGTTCTCATACTCTTTCTTCTCTCACTCTGCATCACCGCCTCTCGCCGCCGCAACACTACCACCCAAAAAGGCAAACTACACCACCGCCATTCTGAGCTCACCCCAGTTGTCTCTAAGGAAATTCAAGAGATTGTTCACCATGACCCCGCCCCAGATCACCGACCCATTGTCCCTCAG GCGGTGCCAGAAATACAGATCGACATGGGGAAGGTGGAGCACAGAGTGGTTTTTTCAGACAAGATGCCTGGGGCATCAAGTGGTGAGAGTAGGGCGACGAGTGGGGCTGAAACGGGGTCGATAGGGAATAGTGGGCAATTGCCAGAAGTGTCACATTTAGGATGGGGAAGATGGTATACGCTAAGAGAGCTAGAAGCTGCCACTAATTGCTTGTCCGATGAGAATGTGATTGGAGAAGGTGGGTATGGAATTGTGTATCATGGTATATTGGCTGATGGCACCAGAGTAGCTGTTAAAAATCTTTTGAATAACAG GGGTCAAGCAGAGAAAGAGTTTAAAGTGGAGGTCGAAGCTATTGGGCGTGTAAGACACAAGAATCTTGTGAGGCTGCTTGGCTACTGTGTTGAAGGAGCTTATAG GATGCTAGTCTATGAGTATGTAGACAACGGAACTTTGGAGCAATGGCTTCATGGTGATGTTGGGGACGTCAGTCCTTTGACATGGGATTTCAGGATGACTATAATACTGGGAACAGCGAAGGC TTTAGGCTATCTTCACGAGGGTCTGGAACCTAAAGTTGTTCATCGAGATGTAAAATCCAGCAACATACTCCTCGATCGCCAATGGCATCCAAAGCTGTCAGACTTTGGGCTTGCTAAACTCCTGAATGCAGAGAGGTCTTATGTGACAACTCGCGTAATGGGAACATTTGG TTATGTTGCGCCAGAATATGCGTGTACCGGTATGCTTAATGAGAAGAGTGATATTTATAGCTTTGGGATACTTATCATGGAGATAATTACTGGGAGGACTCCTGTTGATTATAGTAGACCACAGGGCGAG ACTAATTTGGTGGAGTGGTTAAAAATGATGGTTGGGAATCGAAAATCTGAGGAAGTGGTTGATCCTAAGTTGCCTGAAATGCCTTCTTCGAAAGCACTCAAACGTGTTCTTTTGGTTGCTCTTCGGTGTGTTGATCCTGATGCTCAAAAGAGGCCTAAAATGGGGCACATTATCCACATGCTAGAGGCGGATGACCTGCTGGTTCGCGAT GAACGTCGTATTGGGAGAGAAAGAGAATCGTCTAATTCCCACCGTGACTACAAGCAAGACAACCAAACTGGTCCCAAGTTGGCCACAAAACAATATGGTGATGGAGCATCAGATACTAGTGAAGGAGATAGTAGTAGAAACCATAATTTGCCAACTAGTTGGAGATAA